GGACGTCCGGCAACCCGCCGCCTCCCCAGCCCAGGGCGCTCCTGCCCAGGCCGCCGCATCCGGCCCGCAGGGCGGCCCATGGTCCCAGCAGAACCGCGTGCCCGGTGTCCGACGGGTGGTGGCCGTCGCCAGCGGCAAGGGCGGCGTCGGCAAATCCACAGTCTCGGCCAATCTCGCCTGCGCCTTCCAGCGCCTCGGCCTGGCCACCGGACTCCTCGACTGCGACATCTACGGCCCCAGCATCCCCCTCATGATGGGCTGCCGCGAACGCCCCGAGGTCAGCGCCGACCAGAAGCTCATCCCCCCCGTCCACCACGATGTCCGCCTCATGAGCATCGGCTTCCTCATCGAGGACGACCAACCCGTCATCTGGCGCGGCCCCATGATCGTCAAGACGATCCAGCAGTTCCTCATGCAGACCGACTGGGGTGGCCTCGATGTCCTGCTGGTGGACCTCCCCCCGGGCACCGGCGACGCCCAGCTCACCCTCTGCCAGTCCGTTCCCCTCGACGGCGGCGTGGTGGTCACCACCCCCCAGGAGGCCTCCGTCGGCGTCGTCCGCAAAGGCATGGCCATGTTCAACAAGCTCCATGTCCCCATCCTCGGCATCGTCGAGAACATGAGCTACTTCACCGCCCCCGACGGATCCCGTATCGAGATCTTCGGCCACGGCGGCGGCGCCCGGGAAGCCGAACGCGCCCAGGTCCCCTTCCTCGGCGAAGTCCCCATCTTCACCGAGATCCGCGCCGGCGGCGATGCCGGTGTCCCCGTGGTCGTCGGCGCCCCCGACACCCCGCCCGCCCAGGCCTTCCTCCGCCTCGCCGAATCCCTCCGCGGCCGCCTCGCCTGATCGGTTCCTTCCCCGAACACGAACCCAGGCGCGACCCCAGGCGCGAAAGCCTTTGCCGTCCGGGTCCCCAACCGGCTAAGACCAGCGCCGCGGTATGCTGCAACTGCTTCGCGACGGCGATCCCTTCATCTGGCTGCTGGTCCTCACCTCCGTGGTCGCCCTCGCCATGATGATCGAACGCGGCCTGGCCCTTCGCTGGTCCCGCATGATCCCCCCTCCCCTCCTCGACGAACTCGAACGCTTCACCCACGGCGGCCGCGCCGATGCCCTCGAACGCCACGCCCTCCAGTTCGACTCGCCCCTCGGCCGCCTCATCCGCCTCGGCATCGCCAATACCACCCTCCCCCGCGACGAAAACCGCGACGCCGTCGAGACCCGCGCCCGCCGCGAAGTCTCCCGCATGGAACGTGGCATCGTCGTCCTCGAAATCATCGTCGGCATCGCCCCTCTCCTCGGCCTCGTCGGCACCATCCACGGCCTCATCATCCTCTTCGGCGACGTCAGCCAGATGGGTCTCGCCGACAGTTCCGTCTTCGCCCGGGGCATCGCCATCGCCCTCAACGCCACGCTCCTCGGCCTCCTCATCGCCATCCCCTCCCTCGTCGCCTGGAGCTACTTCAGCCGCAAGGTCGAGAGCATCGCCATCGAGATGGAATCCGCCTGCAGCGAACTCCTCGACCACCTCTACCCGAAGTCCGCCGAACCCGCCCGCCCTCCCGCCAACCTGCCCTGAACCCCCATGCGCTTCACCCAGGGCAGACGCCGCGCCGCCCCCTCGGTCATCATCGTCTCGCTGATCGATGTCCTCCTCGTCGTCCTGATCTTCCTCATGGTCACCACCACCTTCCGCCAGTCCCCCTCCGTCCCCATCGTCCTCCCCGAAGCCCGACAGGACGTCCGCCAGGGCGCCTCCACCGACCGCCGCATCGTCACCATCCAGCGCAACGCGCCCCACCTCTTCCTCGATACCCTCCCCATCGCCTTCGAGGACCTCGAACGCGAACTGGTCGCCAGCACCGCCCGCAACACCAACCTCACCCTCACCATCGCCACCGACGAAGGCGCCCCCTTCGGCGAATTCTGGCGCGTCTCCGAAGCCGCCCAACGCGCCCGGTTCCGCCACGTCGAAGTCGCCACCCGTTCCCCCGCCGCCCCCTGATCCGCGACCTTGGGTTGACACTTCACGGTCGGTCTGGCATCGCAAGACTGTCGCACGGATTGTCCGTCGGCGTTTCAGCCCACAGTCGTACTCGATGTTGGGGCCGTGATCGCCGGTCCGCCCGGGTCTGCACGTCCCCCACCAGGGCCGACGGACCCCCCGCCAATCCCGATGTATCCAATCGACTGACCTAATGACGAGCCACCCATCCCCCCAACGTCCCGGCCATCCCAGCCCCTTCGCCACCCGCACCTTCCTCGCCCTTGCCCTCGCCCTCGCCGGGTGCCTCGGCGCGCTTTCGGCCCGGGCCCAGGGACCCATCCAGAACGGGCAGCTTGTCTCCGCCTCCATCTCCCCCGCCGGTGACGTGGACAACTGGACCTTCGCCGTCCAGGCCGGCGACGCCATCGTCATCAGCATGGGTGGCCCCGCCTTCAGTCCCCGCCTCCGCCTCTACGACCCCGACAACATCGAAGTCGCGGACGCATTCCGGACCGCCTCCGCCAATCGCGATGTCCACCTCCAGCATCGCGCCACCAAGTCGGGCACCTACACCGTCCTCGCCAGCAGCTACACCGCCGCCGGCACCGGTGACTACATCCTTCAGCTCATCGTCGCCCCGGGCACCCCCTCGATCTCCCCGGGCGACGACGGCGGTCCGCTCGTCAACGGCGGCTTTCACACCGGAGTCATCGCCCTCGGCGATTCGGATCCCTGGACCTTCGAGGCCAACGCCGGCGACAAAGTGGTCCTCCGCATGGGCACTTCCACCTATGTGCCCCGCCTCCGCCTCTTCGACCCCAACGGCGCCATGGTCGCCGAAGCCTTCAACACCGCGTCCGCCAACCGGGACATCGAACTGACCGCCGTCGCCACCAATGCCGGGCCCTACACCGTCGTTGCCGCCCCCTATTACGACAACGGTGCCGGCGAATACTCGCTCTCCTTCGTCAAGGCCCCCGGCGCCATCACCATCACCGAAGGCGACCAGGGCGGTCCCCTCACCAACGGCGGTATCCACCCGGCCGAACTCACCGTCGGCGACCTCGATGCCTGGACCTTCTCCGCCGCCGCCGGCGACCGCGTGATCCTCCGCATGGGCGCCACCGGTTTCGTGCCCCGCCTCCGCCTCTATGACCCCAACGGTGCGCTGGTCTCCGACGATTTCAGCACCGCCTCTGCCAATCGCGACACCGAACTCAGCGCCGTCGCCACCAATGCCGGCCCCTACACCGTCGTCGCCTCCGCCTATTACCCCAACGGTGCCGGCCCCTACACCCTCTCCTACGCCAAGGCCCCCGGCGCCATCACGGTCTCCCCGGGGGACCACGGCGGACCCCTCACCAACGGCGGACGCCACCCCGGCAGCCTTTCGGTCGGCGACATCGATGCCTGGACGTTCGATGCGAACGCAGGCGACCGCCTGATCCTCCGCATGGGCACCACCGCCTTCGTCCCCCGCATCCGCCTGTTCGGCCCCGACGGCGCGCCCCTTGGCGACGTCTTCAGCACGGCAAGCGCCAGCCGGGACAACGAACTCGCCGCCATCGCCACCGCCTCCGGCCCCCACACCGTCGTGGTGGCCGCCTACTACGCCAATGGGGTCGGCGACTACCATCTCTCCCTCGCCCGTGCCCCCGGTGAATTCGTGGTCTTCGAAGGCGACCAGGGTGGTCCCCTCACCAACGGCGCCCGGCACCCCGCCAACCTCGCCGTCGGCGATCTCGACCTCTGGACCTTCAACGCCCAGGCCGGCGGCTCCGCCTCCGTCCGCGTCGGTTCCACCGGCTTCGTGCCCCACCTCCGGCTCTTCGACCCGAATGGCGCGCTGGTCGCCAATGAGTTCAGCACCGCCTCCGGCACCCGCGACATGGAACTCTTCGCGGTCACCACCAACGCCGGCCCCCATACCGTCGTCGTGTCCGCCTACTACGCAGGGGCCGGTGGCGATTACGACCTCACCTTCTTCCAGGCCCCCGGCGAAATCGTCACCTCCGAGGGCGACGAGGGCGGCCCCCTCACCAACGGCATGATCCATGCCGGCACCCTCCCCCTCGGAGATATCGACACCTGGACCTTCTTCGCCACGCCCGGCGACAGCAACAATGTCGCCGTCACCACCACCGGTTTCGGCCCCTGGCTCCGCCTCTTCGATGCCCAGGGCCGCATGGTCGCCCAGTCCTTCTCCACCGCCTCCGGCAACCGCACCGCCACCATCGCCTACAACGTCACCAATGGCGGACCCCACACCGTCACCCTCAGTGCCTACTACTCCGGCGGCACGGGCACCTACGAACTGCGTTACCTCCGCTTTCCCCCGGACCTCAACATGCCCGACGACCCGGAGATCCCGGAACTCGTCCCCTGGACGGCCTCCATCAACGCCCAGGACCCCCTCGAGCCCACCAAGCCGCTCACCTTCAACCTCCTCTCCGGGCCCCCCGGCCTCACCCTGACCCTCGACGGCGCCACCAACGCGGTTCTCAACTGGACTCCGACCGAGGAACAGGCCCCGGGCACCTACACCGTCGAGGCCACCGTCACCGACCTCGTCAACGGTCGTGCCTTCATTCGCACCAACTCCTTCACCATCGTCGCCCGGGAGGTCAACACGCCCCCAATCCTCACGGTCCCGGGACCCCAGTCCGTCGATGAACTCACGCCGTTCTCGGTCACAGTGTCCGCCACCGACTCCGACCTCCCCCCCAATCCCCTCACCTTCTCCCTCGCCTCCCCTCCCGAGGGCATGACCATCGACCCCGCGTCCGGTGTCATCCACTGGACCCCGTCCGAAGCCGACGGCCCCGGCACGTACGAGATCCGGGTCGTTGTCACCGACGAAAGCCCCGAGGCCGTCAACGCCACCAGCCTGAGCGTGACCAACGCCTTCACCCTCACGGTCAATGAGGTCAATTCCGCCCCGGTCCTCCCGCCGGTCGCCGATCGCACCGTCCCCGAAGGCACCCCCCTCGTGGTCGAAAACATCGCCACCGACGCCGACCTTCCGCCCAACCTTCTCACCTACTCCCTCGTCACCGCCCCTCCCGGCGCCGCCATCAGCCAGTCCGGCGTCATCACCTGGACCCCCACCGAGGCTCAAGGTCCTTCCGTCAACCTCTTCGTCACC
This DNA window, taken from Verrucomicrobiia bacterium, encodes the following:
- a CDS encoding biopolymer transporter ExbD; its protein translation is MRFTQGRRRAAPSVIIVSLIDVLLVVLIFLMVTTTFRQSPSVPIVLPEARQDVRQGASTDRRIVTIQRNAPHLFLDTLPIAFEDLERELVASTARNTNLTLTIATDEGAPFGEFWRVSEAAQRARFRHVEVATRSPAAP
- a CDS encoding Mrp/NBP35 family ATP-binding protein: MTPPDQVLGVLKTIRYPGFSRDIVSFGLVKDTAVANGAVTVTLQLTSANPDAARQIKAEAETALRALPGVERVFVDVRQPAASPAQGAPAQAAASGPQGGPWSQQNRVPGVRRVVAVASGKGGVGKSTVSANLACAFQRLGLATGLLDCDIYGPSIPLMMGCRERPEVSADQKLIPPVHHDVRLMSIGFLIEDDQPVIWRGPMIVKTIQQFLMQTDWGGLDVLLVDLPPGTGDAQLTLCQSVPLDGGVVVTTPQEASVGVVRKGMAMFNKLHVPILGIVENMSYFTAPDGSRIEIFGHGGGAREAERAQVPFLGEVPIFTEIRAGGDAGVPVVVGAPDTPPAQAFLRLAESLRGRLA
- a CDS encoding putative Ig domain-containing protein; protein product: MTSHPSPQRPGHPSPFATRTFLALALALAGCLGALSARAQGPIQNGQLVSASISPAGDVDNWTFAVQAGDAIVISMGGPAFSPRLRLYDPDNIEVADAFRTASANRDVHLQHRATKSGTYTVLASSYTAAGTGDYILQLIVAPGTPSISPGDDGGPLVNGGFHTGVIALGDSDPWTFEANAGDKVVLRMGTSTYVPRLRLFDPNGAMVAEAFNTASANRDIELTAVATNAGPYTVVAAPYYDNGAGEYSLSFVKAPGAITITEGDQGGPLTNGGIHPAELTVGDLDAWTFSAAAGDRVILRMGATGFVPRLRLYDPNGALVSDDFSTASANRDTELSAVATNAGPYTVVASAYYPNGAGPYTLSYAKAPGAITVSPGDHGGPLTNGGRHPGSLSVGDIDAWTFDANAGDRLILRMGTTAFVPRIRLFGPDGAPLGDVFSTASASRDNELAAIATASGPHTVVVAAYYANGVGDYHLSLARAPGEFVVFEGDQGGPLTNGARHPANLAVGDLDLWTFNAQAGGSASVRVGSTGFVPHLRLFDPNGALVANEFSTASGTRDMELFAVTTNAGPHTVVVSAYYAGAGGDYDLTFFQAPGEIVTSEGDEGGPLTNGMIHAGTLPLGDIDTWTFFATPGDSNNVAVTTTGFGPWLRLFDAQGRMVAQSFSTASGNRTATIAYNVTNGGPHTVTLSAYYSGGTGTYELRYLRFPPDLNMPDDPEIPELVPWTASINAQDPLEPTKPLTFNLLSGPPGLTLTLDGATNAVLNWTPTEEQAPGTYTVEATVTDLVNGRAFIRTNSFTIVAREVNTPPILTVPGPQSVDELTPFSVTVSATDSDLPPNPLTFSLASPPEGMTIDPASGVIHWTPSEADGPGTYEIRVVVTDESPEAVNATSLSVTNAFTLTVNEVNSAPVLPPVADRTVPEGTPLVVENIATDADLPPNLLTYSLVTAPPGAAISQSGVITWTPTEAQGPSVNLFVTVVTDNGVPALSATNSFTVTVIEVNHPPVLTVPADQTLPELSTLNVSVSATDPDLPANPLTFSLASAPSGMTLDPATGAIAWTPTEAQGPSTNLVVVVVTDFNDAALTDQRLSVTNSFTVVVTEVNEPPVLGALTDRVAQPGIPLTFTVTATDPDLPANTLTFALDAAPDGMTLDPATGVLTWSATPAQIGTHTVTVRVSDDGSPSLSDTGTFDVLVTSARSELTLERIAGGLIQVSATGDIGETYELQATSNLTVWERLAQFELTTPPYRYIDPASATAPLRFYRLYLAPRPASEP
- a CDS encoding MotA/TolQ/ExbB proton channel family protein, encoding MLQLLRDGDPFIWLLVLTSVVALAMMIERGLALRWSRMIPPPLLDELERFTHGGRADALERHALQFDSPLGRLIRLGIANTTLPRDENRDAVETRARREVSRMERGIVVLEIIVGIAPLLGLVGTIHGLIILFGDVSQMGLADSSVFARGIAIALNATLLGLLIAIPSLVAWSYFSRKVESIAIEMESACSELLDHLYPKSAEPARPPANLP